A DNA window from Selenomonas sp. oral taxon 126 contains the following coding sequences:
- a CDS encoding helix-turn-helix domain-containing protein gives MEQSQAPEEHIRQYPKSILDRGYGMVGKYVMQDRELHVIAKAIYSYVCTFGNGAFPGRDKICYDLQINKNTYAKYMKQLVDYGYITVIQSRSGNQKFSRNTYEINLDPQRVLELRAEKVEQPEESAPDRSIEETMSHEIGHGEKTAESSHPTSWDTVKADTNNTSVNTTNGVVVLNHYDNKTTTSTTTSNSSKVEEGGASIHPREEEPSERETTRQRVLDVIREEMGAAPEESIVSFPGRQNSSARLFDGECSVAEGEVITVLGEFGIAENTARGFLREYGYMTIWDKCRYLRRLVVEGKVKNPGGWLRRALEQDYVDGKGVAEELAAKEKRRRQEAVAAQKARIEAMVAAEEGLDEPVTIPGCEGLHGTDLVQAWKQRVKGTGT, from the coding sequence ATGGAACAATCACAAGCCCCCGAAGAACATATTCGTCAATATCCCAAAAGCATACTTGATCGCGGCTATGGGATGGTCGGAAAATACGTCATGCAGGATCGAGAGCTGCATGTGATCGCAAAGGCGATTTACTCCTATGTGTGCACGTTTGGGAACGGTGCATTTCCCGGCAGGGATAAAATCTGCTACGACTTGCAGATCAACAAGAACACCTATGCGAAATATATGAAGCAGCTCGTGGACTATGGATATATTACGGTGATCCAATCACGCAGCGGCAATCAGAAATTTTCCCGGAACACATACGAGATCAATCTGGATCCGCAGCGTGTTTTGGAATTGCGTGCAGAAAAAGTTGAGCAGCCGGAAGAAAGTGCTCCGGACAGATCGATTGAAGAAACCATGTCCCACGAGATAGGACACGGCGAGAAAACAGCAGAATCCTCGCATCCTACCTCATGGGACACCGTGAAAGCAGACACTAATAATACCAGTGTTAATACTACCAATGGTGTTGTTGTTCTTAATCATTATGATAATAAAACAACAACATCAACAACAACAAGCAACTCAAGCAAAGTTGAAGAAGGTGGTGCTTCTATTCATCCTAGGGAAGAAGAACCTTCAGAGAGAGAAACGACACGTCAAAGGGTCCTGGATGTGATCAGAGAAGAAATGGGGGCCGCTCCGGAAGAATCCATAGTGTCCTTTCCAGGAAGACAAAATTCTTCTGCGAGGCTTTTCGATGGCGAGTGCAGTGTGGCAGAGGGCGAAGTAATCACCGTTCTCGGCGAATTTGGCATTGCAGAGAATACCGCACGGGGGTTTCTCCGGGAATACGGCTACATGACCATTTGGGACAAGTGCCGTTACCTGCGGCGGCTCGTGGTCGAAGGCAAGGTGAAGAATCCGGGCGGGTGGCTGCGCCGTGCGCTTGAACAGGACTATGTGGACGGGAAAGGCGTTGCGGAAGAACTCGCCGCAAAAGAGAAGCGGCGACGACAAGAAGCGGTTGCCGCGCAAAAGGCGCGGATTGAGGCTATGGTCGCAGCAGAGGAAGGGCTGGACGAACCCGTTACCATTCCAGGATGCGAGGGCTTACACGGGACAGACCTTGTTCAAGCGTGGAAGCAGCGTGTCAAAGGGACTGGGACGTAG
- a CDS encoding nucleotidyl transferase AbiEii/AbiGii toxin family protein has protein sequence MVSSKDRPDYVLSTQLLEYAASIIEEAKLPSSTYSLGGGTVLSYVFNHRKSKDIDIFINDPQYMGALSPRFNERSERALSYNEDGHCITLSFDEGKIDFISSTQITDFPAKTQTIFGHRIAVDDPVEIVCKKIYFRGDRAYPRDIFDLSVLYESNRREDLITAMARYPDKINQFVSKFKKDQLNPNIEPYSATYSGSLLPDGEKFIGKEFSICEKFIQEVEQKCEQSILLKPKRRPVMRKKNTSKDQQRDR, from the coding sequence ATGGTGAGTTCTAAAGACAGACCAGACTATGTTTTATCCACGCAACTACTCGAATATGCGGCATCTATTATTGAGGAAGCCAAGCTGCCCTCTTCCACTTATTCATTAGGCGGAGGAACGGTCTTATCCTATGTATTCAATCATCGTAAGAGTAAAGATATTGATATATTTATCAATGATCCTCAATACATGGGAGCGTTATCTCCGCGCTTTAATGAACGCAGCGAACGGGCACTGTCTTATAATGAGGACGGACACTGTATTACGCTGTCCTTTGACGAGGGAAAAATTGACTTCATATCATCTACACAAATTACAGATTTTCCTGCAAAGACACAAACAATATTTGGTCACAGAATAGCTGTTGACGATCCGGTAGAAATCGTATGTAAAAAAATTTATTTTCGGGGGGATCGTGCGTACCCCAGAGATATATTCGATCTTTCCGTATTGTATGAAAGTAATCGGAGAGAGGATCTTATAACGGCAATGGCAAGGTATCCTGATAAAATCAACCAGTTCGTAAGCAAATTCAAAAAGGATCAATTAAATCCCAATATTGAACCGTATAGCGCAACATATTCGGGATCATTGCTGCCTGACGGAGAAAAATTTATTGGAAAAGAATTTTCTATTTGCGAAAAATTTATTCAAGAAGTAGAGCAAAAATGTGAACAGTCCATTTTACTGAAGCCAAAACGGCGTCCCGTAATGCGAAAAAAGAATACGAGCAAGGATCAGCAGCGTGATCGTTGA
- a CDS encoding ArdC family protein, with product MSMDKIMEDRKEVVEKIAADIEAGKPLFWESGLTVSGRPCNIMQRSGRPSYYRGGNNLRLSFVAMQHGYTDPRWGTFKQVQEMGGRIKKGEKGTHIEYYQFEREVWENNPKTGKKEPVYEVDADGRMAVKKERLPQPIIKSYVVFNAEQMEGIPPLQKAPREPEVLNEKMERMIVNSEAKIHFDQAGQNFYQPMTDEIHVTPKEGFKTTDAFYATVAHEIAHSTGHESRLDRSTLTAGGAFGSKSYAREELRAELASLFIHQEYGINFNEDHRNNHAAYLKSWASVLRDDPNELFRAARDAERAADYMKEHMIEKEREISKDRGASIVAEWKERHFAPKKTPEKEPEPAKTPIEKKATIPRKRKVSLTPKKEQGKARSMGR from the coding sequence ATGAGCATGGATAAGATCATGGAGGATCGCAAGGAGGTCGTCGAAAAGATTGCTGCCGACATCGAGGCCGGAAAGCCGCTGTTTTGGGAATCCGGTCTTACCGTGAGTGGACGCCCATGTAACATCATGCAGCGCAGCGGTCGTCCAAGCTACTATCGTGGTGGCAACAATCTTCGCCTTTCCTTCGTTGCGATGCAGCACGGATATACAGATCCCCGCTGGGGTACGTTCAAGCAGGTGCAGGAGATGGGCGGACGGATCAAGAAGGGCGAGAAAGGCACTCATATCGAGTATTATCAGTTTGAACGTGAGGTTTGGGAGAATAACCCCAAAACGGGGAAAAAAGAACCTGTGTATGAGGTCGATGCTGACGGTCGTATGGCCGTCAAAAAGGAACGACTGCCGCAGCCGATCATCAAGTCCTATGTGGTATTCAATGCAGAGCAAATGGAGGGGATTCCCCCTTTGCAGAAAGCTCCGAGAGAACCAGAGGTGTTGAATGAGAAGATGGAGCGCATGATCGTAAACAGCGAAGCGAAAATCCACTTCGATCAGGCGGGGCAAAACTTCTATCAGCCCATGACAGATGAGATTCATGTGACACCGAAAGAGGGCTTCAAGACTACAGACGCTTTTTATGCGACGGTAGCCCACGAGATCGCGCACAGCACAGGGCATGAATCCCGTCTGGATCGCTCTACTTTGACAGCGGGGGGCGCGTTCGGCAGCAAGTCTTACGCACGGGAAGAATTGCGTGCAGAACTTGCGTCGCTGTTCATTCATCAGGAATACGGGATAAATTTCAACGAGGATCACCGGAACAATCACGCGGCATACCTCAAATCATGGGCATCTGTGCTGCGTGACGATCCGAATGAACTCTTCCGTGCGGCGCGTGACGCAGAACGCGCTGCGGACTATATGAAAGAGCACATGATTGAAAAGGAGCGTGAGATCAGCAAGGATCGCGGTGCGTCGATCGTCGCGGAATGGAAAGAGCGACACTTTGCACCGAAGAAGACGCCTGAGAAAGAGCCTGAACCGGCAAAGACGCCGATTGAGAAGAAAGCGACCATTCCCCGCAAGCGCAAGGTTTCACTTACGCCTAAAAAAGAGCAGGGAAAAGCACGCAGCATGGGGCGATAA